One region of Rana temporaria chromosome 11, aRanTem1.1, whole genome shotgun sequence genomic DNA includes:
- the LOC120916975 gene encoding carbohydrate sulfotransferase 5-like — protein MVRMRFIGCVLAVLTFVHILLLLLLHQQKVKHIRKKEKVHLLIISTWRSGSSLVGQFFSQHPDVFYLMEPAWHVWKSKPYSSAHDLHVPVIELIRSIFKCDMSAFDTYVTNMNVSDLFLWYNNRALCTPPACNYLSRDKYVNVTACKQLCGNDSISKTEDACNRYSHIVVKEVRIFDLSVIYPLLKDPSLNLKVLHLVRDPRAVAKSRNQTFRALAVDNGHVLNTKGRKINDTQFLVLREICQSHANMYKMATKDPPTFLNGRYMMVRYEDLVQDPLGKVQEMYKFVNLEMTEQVSEWISNVTHGQGLPTRKEAFEITSRDALNVSQAWRTMLPFQKVLQIQDVCKDAMNAFQYQFMKSESQQRDLSLDSILPRTKH, from the coding sequence ATGGTCAGAATGAGATTTATTGGCTGTGTGCTGGCTGTGCTGACTTTTgttcatatattattattattgttactacATCAGCAAAAAGTAAAGCATATACGAAAAAAAGAGAAAGTCCATCTGCTGATTATTTCTACATGGAGGTCAGGTTCATCTCTGGTTGGTCAGTTTTTTAGCCAGCACCCCGATGTCTTCTACCTGATGGAGCCAGCTTGGCACGTATGGAAGTCTAAGCCTTACTCCAGTGCACATGATCTTCACGTGCCAGTGATTGAATTAATCCGATCGATCTTCAAATGTGACATGTCTGCGTTTGACACCTACGTGACAAATATGAATGTTTCTGACCTTTTTCTGTGGTACAATAATAGAGCCTTGTGTACACCACCAGCATGCAATTATCTTTCTCGTGATAAATACGTTAATGTGACAGCATGTAAACAACTTTGTGGAAATGATTCAATTAGTAAAACGGAAGACGCCTGCAACAGGTACAGTCACATTGTTGTAAAGGAGGTTCGAATTTTTGACCTCAGTGTGATCTATCCTCTTCTAAAAGACCCTTCATTAAACCTCAAGGTTCTTCATTTAGTACGTGACCCGCGGGCTGTCGCAAAGTCCCGCAATCAAACCTTTAGAGCACTAGCTGTTGACAACGGCCATGTCCTCAACACGAAAGGAAGAAAAATAAACGATACGCAATTCCTTGTATTACGAGAAATCTGCCAAAGTCATGCTAACATGTACAAGATGGCTACCAAAGACCCGCCTACATTTCTCAATGGAAGATATATGATGGTTAGATATGAGGACTTGGTACAAGATCCTTTAGGAAAAGTACAAGAGATGTATAAGTTTGTAAATTTAGAAATGACTGAACAGGTAAGTGAATGGATTTCTAATGTTACACATGGTCAAGGACTACCTACCCGAAAGGAAGCCTTTGAGATCACCTCGCGGGATGCGTTAAATGTCTCCCAAGCTTGGAGGACCATGCTACCATTTCAGAAAGTCTTACAAATACAGGATGTATGCAAGGATGCAATGAATGCATTTCAGTATCAGTTCATGAAATCTGAGTCACAACAAAGGGATTTGTCGTTGGATTCCATCTTGCCAAGGACAAAGCATTAA